The genomic stretch ggatttctttattttttaaagatttggcACAAAGTCCACTTTGAGTGGAAGTTGAATGACTTTGGGGTGACTGGCCATTTAATTCATAACTTAAACTTGCTAACTCATCATATAATGATGTCCCAGGTTCAACAACCCAGACTACGTGACCAACAGTCTGTTCCTGAGTGCCTTCAAGGTGGTCTACTACTGCCTGTTCGCTCTGCTTTACGGCATGGCTGGCTCCTGCAGCGACCTCATCATGGTCAACTCCTCCTGGACCCTCGATCACATCCTGTCGCTGTGGCGCGCCCCCAACCGCACCTGCGTTGTCTACCCGCCTTGTGACGTCAGCGCGTTCCTGGACATCCCACTGGAGGAGGACAGGGACAGGAAGTGCCACTCGATCGTGTCCATTGGGCAGTTCAGGCCAGAGAAGGACCACAGGCTGCAGATCAGAGCCTTCAAGAAGGTGCTggacaggaggagggagggagcgggTGGCAGGGAGGCGCTGAAGATGGTTCTGATTGGCGGATGCAGGAACCAGGAGGACGAGGACAGGGTGCTCATGTTGAGGGGGCTGTGCCAGGAGCTCGGTGTGGCCGACAGGGTGGAGTTTAAACTGAACGTGCCCTTCGATGAGCtaaagagagagatgggagaAGCCACCATCGGACTGCACACCATGTGGAACGAACACTTTGGAATAGGTAAGAAATTTAAGgttatgtttacattatgttatttaataagcagggttcccacagacCTAGAAAACCCAAAAAGGCCATGAAATTTCACAGTCACAGGCCTTGAAAAGTAATGGAACAagtaaaaaatcattgaaagttttgaaaaaaatcatgtaattatgttgtgtgtaataaatgaatctacattaatgtaacatagcAGTGAATATGTTTTCTGTAGATGACGACGTAACGTAGCTTTAATGTGCCTTCCAAACCAGCAATATGTTTGGCAAGTTTTatagaaaacagattttttttattgtttggaaAGCAAGTTTCTTGAAAAGTTGCCAAAATGACACCACTTAAGATAGTCagactgtgaaaacagaaacaattgTTGGATCTTTCAAATTTCTAAACACATCATTGGGAActatgaaattatgtttgaatcttatatgtttgaaaaatgctgggcaagtggggcaaggGAAAATAATATATTTGGGGTCCTTGAAAAAACtattttgggtccttgaaaagtctgtTTTGATATgttatccatgaaaatgtggtGGAACCCTGTCGACAGTGCTTTTCTTCCCCCCCCCTTCAGGCGTGGTGGAGTGTATGGCAGCAGGAAAGGTCATTCTGGCGCACAAGTCTGGCGGTCCCAAGCTGGACATTGTGGTACCATTCGAGGGAGGACAGACAGGCTTCCTTGCTGAGGACGAGGACAGTTACGCGGAGGCTATAGAGAAGATCTTGACACTGCCGCCTGCCAACCGGATGGACATCAGACGCAACGCACGTCAGTCCGTGGCTCGATTCTCAGATCAGGAGTTTGAAGCCAGCTTCCTTGCTGCAATGGAGCCTCTGATGGGGACACTTGAACGATGAGACGAGGACTAAGTCTTTGTGTGCG from Plectropomus leopardus isolate mb chromosome 24, YSFRI_Pleo_2.0, whole genome shotgun sequence encodes the following:
- the alg11 gene encoding GDP-Man:Man(3)GlcNAc(2)-PP-Dol alpha-1,2-mannosyltransferase; translated protein: MSGHDQLVLCLCELTRLLWKLLLPLVFLCVLLIAVLVLLVLAVRFWLQSSRNARRARDGRPTVAFFHPYCNAGGGGERVLWCAIRALQNRYVDINFVVYTGDLGVTGQQILDGARRRFNIVLPRPVQFVFLRHRLLVEPGLFPHFTLLGQSVGSIFLGWEALTEFVPDLYIDSMGYAFTLPLFRYLGGCSVGSYVHYPTISTDMLSVVRERNPRFNNPDYVTNSLFLSAFKVVYYCLFALLYGMAGSCSDLIMVNSSWTLDHILSLWRAPNRTCVVYPPCDVSAFLDIPLEEDRDRKCHSIVSIGQFRPEKDHRLQIRAFKKVLDRRREGAGGREALKMVLIGGCRNQEDEDRVLMLRGLCQELGVADRVEFKLNVPFDELKREMGEATIGLHTMWNEHFGIGVVECMAAGKVILAHKSGGPKLDIVVPFEGGQTGFLAEDEDSYAEAIEKILTLPPANRMDIRRNARQSVARFSDQEFEASFLAAMEPLMGTLER